A stretch of Cryomorphaceae bacterium 1068 DNA encodes these proteins:
- the nusG gene encoding transcription termination/antitermination protein NusG, with the protein MADSASKKWYVVRAISGKEKKVKDMIELEISRSKLSDHVAQVLIPTEKVFQIRNGKKISKERNFFPGYVLIEADLVGEVPHLIKGVNNVIGFLGAEKGGDPVPLRTTEVNRILGKVDELAESEEEINIPYVVGESVKVVDGPFNNFNGVVEEVNEEKKKLKVMVKIFGRKTPLELGYMQVEKEG; encoded by the coding sequence ATGGCAGATTCTGCATCAAAAAAGTGGTACGTCGTTCGTGCAATTAGTGGCAAGGAGAAGAAGGTAAAGGATATGATCGAATTGGAGATCAGCCGAAGTAAGCTTTCTGATCATGTCGCTCAAGTGCTTATCCCAACGGAGAAGGTGTTTCAAATACGTAACGGCAAGAAGATTAGTAAAGAACGAAACTTCTTTCCAGGATATGTTTTGATCGAAGCTGATCTGGTAGGGGAAGTTCCTCACCTTATCAAAGGCGTTAATAATGTTATTGGCTTCTTAGGAGCTGAAAAAGGGGGAGATCCTGTTCCACTACGAACCACTGAAGTAAATAGAATATTAGGAAAAGTTGATGAGCTCGCTGAGAGCGAAGAAGAAATCAATATTCCATATGTAGTCGGAGAGAGCGTGAAAGTTGTCGATGGCCCATTCAACAATTTCAACGGAGTTGTTGAAGAAGTAAACGAAGAGAAGAAGAAACTTAAAGTGATGGTTAAGATTTTCGGTCGGAAAACTCCGCTCGAACTTGGCTACATGCAAGTTGAGAAAGAAGGCTAA
- the secE gene encoding preprotein translocase subunit SecE: MASLQTTFRESYDELVHKVTWPSWKQLQSSSILVLVASLIIAGIIFVMDYVFGVQVIDAASDGFQWRGVLGFIYDLLADL; this comes from the coding sequence GTGGCTAGTCTTCAAACAACATTCAGAGAATCTTACGATGAGTTGGTCCATAAAGTGACCTGGCCTTCGTGGAAACAACTGCAAAGTAGTAGCATACTTGTGCTTGTAGCGTCACTCATTATCGCTGGAATCATATTCGTAATGGATTATGTCTTCGGTGTTCAAGTTATCGATGCTGCCAGCGACGGCTTTCAGTGGAGAGGAGTTCTGGGATTTATTTACGACTTACTAGCCGACCTATAA